One Anolis carolinensis isolate JA03-04 chromosome 5, rAnoCar3.1.pri, whole genome shotgun sequence DNA segment encodes these proteins:
- the lrp2bp gene encoding LRP2-binding protein isoform X1 — protein sequence MEKRITPKEELKLTSEPLPREQSSEAILQIISQLNDSDQERLKWLKDPEIYSHEYLLAKAEELLEKRINAGDSLASFLKGQLYFEEGWYEEAFLQFQENTDFQSKYQLGVMYYDGLGTPPDPKKGVEYMEEIIKATDPKARHLKFAAAFNLGRVYYEGCGTEISENEAERLWFLAADHGNPKASVKAQTALGMLYSARHPKDLKKAFFWHSEACGNGSLESQGILGLMYLYGHGVPQNVKAALECLNPASDRGNVYVKGHLVEYYYKRKFYSKTVKFAKSTTENDDIEKIAKETDCIPFYIAKGLAMASFYLARCYHLGLGTQPDKAEADKYYSKMSSCALAWGTGGIRMPGFLFLKEERGKTSVELSRWKV from the exons ATGGAG AAAAGAATAACTCCGAAAGAAGAATTGAAGCTGACTAGTGAGCCTCTGCCACGAGAACAGAGCAGCGAGGCAATCCTTCAAATTATTTCACAGTTGAACGATAGTGACCAGGAAAGACTGAAATGGCTGAAGGATCCAG agatttaCAGTCATGAATATTTGCTTGCAAAGGCTGAGGAGCTGCTGGAAAAGCGGATTAATGCTGGAGATTCTTTGGCAAGTTTTCTCAAAGGGCAGCTGTATTTTGAAGAG GGGTGGTATGAAGAAGCCTTCTTGCAATTTCAAGAAAACACTGATTTTCAATCCAAGTATCAGTTAGGCGTAATGTATTATGATGGGTTGGGGACCCCGCCAGACCCA AAAAAAGGAGTGGAATACATGGAGGAGATTATCAAGGCTACTGACCCTAAAGCAAGGCATTTGAAGTTTGCTGCTGCATTCAACCTTGGGAGAGTTTACTATGAAGGATGTGGGACTGAGATTTCCGAAAATGAAGCTGAAAG GTTATGGTTTCTAGCTGCAGACCATGGGAACCCAAAAGCAAGTGTTAAGGCTCAAACTGCTCTTGGAATGTTATATTCAGCAAGGCATCCAAAGGACCTAAAAAAG GCTTTCTTTTGGCATTCAGAAGCTTGTGGAAATGGAAGCCTGGAATCTCAAGGCATCCTTGGGCTCATGTATTTGTATGGACATGGTGTACCTCAAAATGTAAAGGCTGCCCTGGAGTGTCTAAATCCAGCATCAGATCGTGGAAATGTCTATGTTAAAGGACATCTGGTGGAGTATTACTACAAAAGAAAATTTTATTCAAAAACTGTTAAATTTGCCAAAAG TACCACAGAGAATGATGACATTGAAAAGATAGCCAAGGAAACAGACTGCATTCCCTTTTACATAGCCAAAGGGCTGGCAATGGCTTCCTTTTACTTGGCTAGGTGTTATCATCTTGGTCTAGGAACACAACCAGATAAAGCAGAAGCTGACAAATATTATTCTAAG ATGTCTTCATGTGCTCTTGCTTGGGGGACAGGAGGGATACGTATGCCAGGATTCTTATTTCTCAAGGAAGAGAGGGGGAAAACTTCTGTAGAGTTATCAAGGTGGAAAGTCTAA
- the lrp2bp gene encoding LRP2-binding protein isoform X2 yields MEKRITPKEELKLTSEPLPREQSSEAILQIISQLNDSDQERLKWLKDPEIYSHEYLLAKAEELLEKRINAGDSLASFLKGQLYFEEGWYEEAFLQFQENTDFQSKYQLGVMYYDGLGTPPDPKKGVEYMEEIIKATDPKARHLKFAAAFNLGRVYYEGCGTEISENEAERLWFLAADHGNPKASVKAQTALGMLYSARHPKDLKKAFFWHSEACGNGSLESQGILGLMYLYGHGVPQNVKAALECLNPASDRGNVYVKGHLVEYYYKRKFYSKTVKFAKSTTENDDIEKIAKETDCIPFYIAKGLAMASFYLARCYHLGLGTQPDKAEADKYYSKACRLDPALAADLELAANHGRI; encoded by the exons ATGGAG AAAAGAATAACTCCGAAAGAAGAATTGAAGCTGACTAGTGAGCCTCTGCCACGAGAACAGAGCAGCGAGGCAATCCTTCAAATTATTTCACAGTTGAACGATAGTGACCAGGAAAGACTGAAATGGCTGAAGGATCCAG agatttaCAGTCATGAATATTTGCTTGCAAAGGCTGAGGAGCTGCTGGAAAAGCGGATTAATGCTGGAGATTCTTTGGCAAGTTTTCTCAAAGGGCAGCTGTATTTTGAAGAG GGGTGGTATGAAGAAGCCTTCTTGCAATTTCAAGAAAACACTGATTTTCAATCCAAGTATCAGTTAGGCGTAATGTATTATGATGGGTTGGGGACCCCGCCAGACCCA AAAAAAGGAGTGGAATACATGGAGGAGATTATCAAGGCTACTGACCCTAAAGCAAGGCATTTGAAGTTTGCTGCTGCATTCAACCTTGGGAGAGTTTACTATGAAGGATGTGGGACTGAGATTTCCGAAAATGAAGCTGAAAG GTTATGGTTTCTAGCTGCAGACCATGGGAACCCAAAAGCAAGTGTTAAGGCTCAAACTGCTCTTGGAATGTTATATTCAGCAAGGCATCCAAAGGACCTAAAAAAG GCTTTCTTTTGGCATTCAGAAGCTTGTGGAAATGGAAGCCTGGAATCTCAAGGCATCCTTGGGCTCATGTATTTGTATGGACATGGTGTACCTCAAAATGTAAAGGCTGCCCTGGAGTGTCTAAATCCAGCATCAGATCGTGGAAATGTCTATGTTAAAGGACATCTGGTGGAGTATTACTACAAAAGAAAATTTTATTCAAAAACTGTTAAATTTGCCAAAAG TACCACAGAGAATGATGACATTGAAAAGATAGCCAAGGAAACAGACTGCATTCCCTTTTACATAGCCAAAGGGCTGGCAATGGCTTCCTTTTACTTGGCTAGGTGTTATCATCTTGGTCTAGGAACACAACCAGATAAAGCAGAAGCTGACAAATATTATTCTAAG gCATGCAGACTGGATCCTGCTCTAGCTGCTGATCTTGAGCTGGCAGCTAATCATGGGAGAATTTAG
- the ankrd37 gene encoding ankyrin repeat domain-containing protein 37: MLLFDYNAEPAGVSHLLESGTEVNVAPDAFVQSPAHLAAHGGHAFFLLWQQQTGANLNQQDWLGEAPIHKAAKVGSLECLALLVASRVSIDLRNNNGKTAEDLAWDFGFLECAQFLVAVKNGQKRENVTQFTCVQRDKDEDLLTDAARQKRTCENKRSTSQKRMKPNDTQPLISCEHQSTRE; this comes from the exons ATGCTACTGTTTGACTACAATGCAGAG CCTGCCGGCGTGAGCCACCTTCTGGAGTCAGGGACAGAAGTCAACGTTGCTCCCGATGCCTTTGTCCAGTCTCCCGCTCATCTGGCTGCTCATGGagggcatgctttctttcttctttggcaACAGCAGACAGGAGCCAATTTGAACCAACAG GACTGGCTTGGAGAAGCTCCAATTCACAAGGCAGCTAAAGTTGGAAGTTTGGAGTGTCTTGCTTTACTCGTTGCCAGTCGGGTCAGCATTGA CTTGCGCAATAACAATGGAAAAACAGCAGAAGATCTAGCCTGGGATTTTGGGTTTTTGGAATGTGCCCAGTTTCTTGTAGCAGTGAAAAATGGTCAGAAGAGAGAAAATGTAACACAGTTCACTTGCGTCCAACGTGACAAGGATGAAGACTTACTAACAGATGCTGCAAGACAGAAAAGAACATGTGAAAACAAAAGATCCACTAGCCAAAAGAGAATGAAACCAAATG ATACACAGCCCTTGATATCATGTGAACACCAATCAACGCGAGAATAA